The genomic window GAATGTTTATAGgggaaagaatatattttgataTGGGCAAAGGAATGATGTTTCTATATATGCCTTTTTGTTAATTGTGATCATCGTCTACTGATATGGTTATATATTAATAGACAACAATCACATTCTTTTTACAAATATTGCGTGTTTATATGAAACATACCATTTTTTATAAGATTGCGTGAACATATCTAAGCCACGTCTCATCATACGCGTTGTGTATAAGTATCCAGACTTCATGAATAGGAATCGAATTCAGCTTGTACCAAATTCATTAATGACCTGTATGTTGATATGGATTGTTCAAGATAGTTCCAACGAGTGCTTTTTAAATACTGGTTAGATCcttttaaattatttcttttcaaaTGCTATGTTCATTTGTTAGCAAACCTTAGCTTGTATTGGGTGGAAATTTTGTGGACCTCCATTGTTTTTCTAACTGGACATCTCTGCTGAAAAAAAGTTGAAACAGGtcattgtaaataaatatttgttaaaCAAACAACAACTCTATACGAGGAAAGGACTTGGATGTCCCAAATTGCATTATGTATTCATTTTTGGAAACTCAAACTTGGACTTTGATGCCAAATTATATTCACATTAAATTTTTGTGAGTAATAAACTACTGTGCTTGTGTCTGCAGATTTTGTCACGGCTCGGACACATGTCATATGATGTTGTAGGGGCGCAAATTATCCAAACTGGAATCCCATCATCCAAAGCAAATCTCATTGGGACTACAGAAGTTGCTGTTGCAAGTTTGGCAGAGTCTTTAATGCTTGGTGTTGCAATAATCGCAAATGATCCTTCTCATTTTGGAGGTTTGGCAATCTTGTCTCTTCTGTCGGTGGTCGGCGCAGCATGCATGTTCTGTAGATGGTTGTCAAATCCAACAGACGAACAAAAAAGCCTTTTTGCTTATCATCCTCAGTTTTGATATTTATGTAAGTATCCCTTGTATTTATTGTTCCTTGTTTACTACCATATTTTTCTATCTAACCTTTCTCAATATAAATATGTAATAGAAAATGTCATTTTCTTGTGATCTTGAACTCTGATAACTATGCAAGCAGCTATTGTAATTGATTGTTCATTGTTTGCTAGCATATTTTCATGCGtgtcttttatttttccttccgTAAGAGATTTAGTGTTCTGTTGGCAGATAACAGTCTTAGTAAAGTAGAAAATATCGATTTCTTCAAAAAATTGGTTGATGTAAACACAAATCCAGTCTGGACTTTTCATTGTGTTTTAATTCTCCCAACTGttgtctaatattttattaacctTTAACTTCTGTTTATGCAGTTGTTCCAATAGTTGTCTTTTGCAAAGACTGTTGGATGTGGACAAGAACCGAAATATTTTGGAAACACTTAGCATGGTGGGTGATCTATCCGCCTGATACAGGAGCCTGAGGCGTTATCTTCTTGTCTGAGGCATTTTCTACGGTTTTGCTTGTAATTCTGTAAATGTATAAGcctttatattatattagtGCACATAATAATAAATCGAGTTAGTTAGGTGTCTAGGTCTACCATGCACAAACGTTCTGTAAAgcatttattgtttttaaaattcttttctAAGGTTTAGAAATGTCAACAGACTTGCTGCGGAATTGCAGTGATTCTGATAGGGTTTAGTAATTCATAAGGAAATCTCAAGTTCTCGCTATTATTTGGATTTGGGCAAAGCGTTCATTTTGAGCAAACAGGAGCAGTTATATGTATGATTTTGATTAAACAAATTGGTGGGTTGGAAACTTGAACTTGTGATCATATATGTATAGTAAATTGTGATCATATGTATTGATTAAACTTAAGAATAAATACACATTTAGTTATTTAAAGAACTTAATCACCTACTTATTGTTGTTCATTCATATTAGAGTTGCAGGGGAGATGCATACCTGATTTGGACATCAGTAACATATTATATGATCATAATTTGGATTATATTATAATGGAAATTGTTTATTTATCATGATTTGAGACTTTtttggaagaaagaaaaaacatactGTAGCACATAGATCTGTTTTGGATTAAATTATTTTCAGATTGGTTTCTTGTTATAACTTATTGGCAagattttttaaatgaaaaccaaaataactttaaaaaGACATGCACAGTGAAATTTGAATGTCTAACATTGTACACTTGATCCCACTTTTCACCATCATCTATAGTGTCTTATTTTCTAAGCAAACACACAACAGTGTTTTCCTAATAGCCTAGATTCTCCATGGAAGACATCTTTGCATAAAGTGTGAGAGTCTATATGGCAACTCCATTTGGTTATAATTTCACTTTTATATTAGTTGTCTCAATCagaatttttttactatatatttcTGTGTCTTTCTTTAGCTTTTCTTGGAAAAGTTAATAGTCCATGGTGCTTACAATTATTGAAGATGGTTGGTGCATTTATAGGGTTCACTGTTCACTTTTATTCTCCAAAACTTTCCCAGATTTTAATGAACATTGTTGGCATATACGTCTGGAAAATCCAAGGATGGGTTAAAGTTTAGAAAACATCTTCAGTGGAAACGTTTCAAAAAATACATCTAGTCCTTTTTAAGGaactcattcatttttttttgtagtaatcaACTGACATGGAAAAAGGTCATGGTAAATGAGTTACAGTAAATGCTAACTTCTCGTCCCAAAATGAGcaacatttttgtaaaaataatgtCTGTCTCAAAATAActgacatttttaatttttaatcattttttttcctaattctatcctctaattaatactacttgCATTACTTCTAATACATATTTTCTGCTTTGTACTATTtatggtagttttttttttttgtatctgtATATATAGTAGTTGTAAATACATCAATATTTGTTAAGGTTAAGTAAAATACTATTCCTTTTTTCATTTATACGGTTCTCTTAATATGTGTGATAGGTAACTGAATATCAGCAGCTGTAAAATTACAAGCTTCAGCTGATATTACTATTATAGATGTCGAGTATATAATTTGGATAATTTGACTCAGGGATCGAGGTAAGAATGAATCTTTGGGAGGATCGAGTTTAAAAGCATAATTtagtaaagaaaaaactaaatttcgAAAAACCATCGTATACAAGAAATTTTAAGATAAGATCTAAGTTAGTATATTGTGAAtctgcattttattttatgtaacaCTTTTTTAAGTCAAACTTTTTGTACATGCTATTTTTacatttattgtatttttggaTTAAACCCGTGTATTTTTCCTTAAAAACTACAACcttttgcgtaaaaaaaaaaaggtgaattATAGTctcaaaaaagatattttatcattaaattcaatattggggcaataaatcatattaatcttttgtacaaaaaaatatttttttaaaggaaaaaaatctGATGGGATCAAATTTACAACAAATGTAAAAATATAGCCCAAAAAGTTGAATTATAAAAGGGGGATCATTTTGTGAGGTTAATAAAATAGGGAGACGGAAAGTAAAATTAACccaataatataataacatattagtagaaaaataaaatattttttttagaggaaacCGTGATCTCTATTGGTCCCCCTTCTAACTTCGACCCTTGACTCATGTTTGAACTAAAATTATGTTTCTAGCATTGTGGGTGGTAGGGGGAAATCTACAAAagagattttcttttgtcacCATACTTATTTTCTCGTGCACCCTAtgaatttacaaaaatattctTGTTCGCTACTTATGTAGTGGATACACCCAAGAAACACTCTACCAGATTTGcttttttataacatccgctattTAAATCACGGACGAAATTTTccaaaaatttctcatttttataacgtccgctacttaaatagcaaaaaggtaaaaatgaaaatgcGTAGTATGGCGGCAAAAGAAAATCTCAATATAAAAAAGTTACTATGTTTAAATTGTTGAATGGGCTTTATAGGTAATGGCAAAAAAAGGCCCAAAATTGTTTAGGCTTTTGAGCTTTTTGCATTGTCTTGtgaaaacaaaaccaaaaatggCAAACAAGTAATATAATAGACTTGTGCCATGTTAATGCCGTTGCGTGTAGACCTGGTTTTGACTGTTTGGTTATTTTCCGCAAACCCATCAACGGCACGTATCCGTCACGCTGGCCAATTTCATCCAACAAACGAGAAAACAACCGACGGAATCATAGTATGCTAACAGTATAAATCCACTAATTTAGTACTagtattcatttttattttcatatatattgGTAAGAAGTTTTCACCGCGTTAATAATGATTAATCTCTGATGGAAAATTTATTGGACATGGTGAGTTTTCCCCTCCCAACCAAATGGTCCGGAAATCGAATATTTGACCACATGTTTAAGGAGATCAAAATCGTTACCACTTAAACCAATTCATTTTTGATATTACtcaattttttcaattcaatatagTATAATACAGTAATATTTTAATAGttgaatatgtatatgtatattcgTGTCATGCCCATGTTACTAAAATGTTTTACTATTTCATAgaagtagtagtagtataaAAAAGAGATTAAGAAAAGAACGGTGCAATTGGCCTGGCCTttttaaggtaaaaaaaaagacattatCATTTCCCCAAAACTAAAAGAATTTCCACTCGAGGAACAAAGCACCACACTGCCCCGAGGAACCTTGGAAAGTCACATTTCTAGATCTACATCCCACTCGAGACTTGGGTTAAAGACCAATTTACTCACAATATTAAACCCTTAACCCTCCATCAATCCCCATATCTCATCGTATTTACTACTATTACTCACTTTCTACTCCTACATTTGTTAGTAGTAAAATATAGTcaaagaaatttaatttaaaaaggtTGCAccactttttaaattaaaatttcaatgtTTTCTTCCTTAACAAGTGCACactctttattatttatatttaaattttcttgtttttttttctcaaaactttggagtttttgttttcaaatgtATATACAATTAGATTTAGTGATCCTTACAAAAGTCAAAAACATGTATTAAATGAATATTACTTTGACTCTTTGAGTTAGGTTTGATTTGTTGAGATGGTTGTTGGGTGttggtattattattattttttttctttttctttggaggagtgtttgtgttatttgttatatgggtcatgctaaccggtgcccccggggcactggttaaggaaaccaaaaaaggaaattttaaaattgaaaataacactttttagactttcgaggcgttgactgcacaaacttcaatatgatattactatatttggttccttaaacagtgccccgggggcactgtttagcattttccttgttATATTTGTAACATGCTCAATCAATTTGTGGTTTGATTGGTGGtggtaaaaaatttaatcacaAGTTTGGTGTCATTTGTTAGTATTTGTGTGGTTTATTTAGAAAGATCGAACTAAAGCAATATTATGTGTTTAATAGAAGAAAAGATTCTCTCATGAGATTTTCTCATGTGCAAATCTTAATATGAGAGGGTGTGGGAATATCACTATACCTCTTCTGTCACCGGAGAAGATTCAATTCTCGTTCAAGAGGGGTTTGAGAGATCTTTAAATAGAGTTAAATTATTGTCTTGGTAGTGGTAGTCGAAAAATACATAAGAGtaaaatttcatttataatttgaatGATCGTTGACTCAGCCACTTATACCTTTGCTAGGGCTTGAAAGATCTTTAGATAGAGTTAAATTATTGTCTCGGTGGTAGTTGaaaaataagagtaaaaatttcatttataattcGAATGATCATAAAGTGAACGTACTTATATATTCGCTAGGACTTGAATCCTAAACTTTCAACTATGTAACTTCTTTAATTATTAACCTTGAATTAGTTGAGCTAACCACTCCATTCTGTTTTGTGTGATGAGTCTCTTAGCTTGTGCTTGAGTTTGTTTTAGAACACTTGGTTGGTGTAGGTCAGTTTGATTATCTactttttgttattttgttgtatttctttttattgcatactttaatatttaataaaaaaaatactattttttaatatgtgcgCTCGAAGCTTAAATGACTTAATCAAACTTTAAatatattcaatattttaaaaatgtactTATATTTATCAAAATGAGAGTTATGAAGGTGTGTTTGTTTTACGGTTGAAAATTTCACTCTCGGAAATACATTTCCCAGGAAATAATAGTGTTCATTTTTTATTCTCaggtattttgaaaaaaatgtgtttggttAATGATAGTCATCTTCCTATGAGTTATTTGCAAGAGTGAGTATTTAGGTAGTTATTTCTTTATTAATCCCTTATTCATGGAAATCTTTATTCCCACAATCCCACCCacttaattgagattaaaatcATGGAAAAGTGGAAGTTAGTTTTTTCCTGAGAATCTTTTATTCGTAGGAGTTAATTTTTCTAACTTTGTAACAAACATAGAAATCTATATTTATAACTTCTTCATTCTtgggaataatttttttaaccataaaacaaacaccgtaTTAATAATTTTACCAAATTAACTTTATCGAATATTGGTGTATTATAATTCAAAAGTATGATTgataatattgaaaattaaatatgacactttttttaataagtaaatatGACACTTATtctaacttttttaaaaatgtgaCATTCATAATCGAACAAAAGATGtatagttttggaatataaaaattattttaaaagaaatgttgttttgtttttttatgtgatttaaatattttctttctaattttatCTCTTGTTTTTTTATGTCACACACTTACAACAATTATATGTCTTTATCACGTATTGGTGTATTGCTTTTTATCATTAATAgcataacataaaatatattaaattgagAATAGTGCAAGTAGTATTATAAGTTAAATggtataaatttaaaaaaaattaaatattatattaaaaattaatacaagTCAATTATTTTGAGTTTATTTTTAGAAATGACTAGATGAGTCTGTTATTTTGAGACAAATAGTAAAATTTACTACTCcaatattttttcattcatttatagtaatttttttgggtttttatcAATAATCTAGGACTAGACTTATTTTAAGTTGGATGTGGGGGAGTAATATTACACAAAACAAATGTATGACTATTTTTTTGGGAACAGAATGAAGAGCACTTTCCTTTGTCTAAACCTAGTTACATTGTCATGCGTCAAAGGCCTCAAACCCAATACAACTTCCTCATCATTTCCAACAACCCCATTCCCCAACACACACCATTTTTTCATTTCGATGTAAGTAAAGTATGAAAACCAAGAAACCGACATAATTAATAGTACTacctcaaaaaaaataaaaaaaaatactaagaaaaataaatcaaacttattaaaaaaaaaattgatgtaaaaCACCCACAAACACTCTCTTTCAATTCCCTTCAATAGTCACGTTCCATGATTTTACATCACTACATAATGTTCTTCAAAGCTTATCCAACCAAGCATCCcatgaattttttatagtacTTTTATTTCTATAGGAGTACTCCCTccaatcttatatataagaaatgttttgtttttaggataattctaaaatgaatgtatctaaactatattataatctaaatacatttattttataataatctagatacattcattttacaataaacctaaaaaaacaaaaaatttcttatatacAAGACCGAGGGAATATTATTAGTAGTACTACAACCAAGGTTAGGAGTACTATAACTCTTATGTAAGCTGAttctaattttatctttttggaTCATTATTTAGATTAAAAGTTCTCGATCTTTAGTTGGTATGAATATTATAATACATTATAGTTGGAGTCtgaatttaagattttttacttaatcactttaaaaataagaaatttggaaaaaaatatattaaagtgACCTAGtatcggtttttttttttcttttaataatcTAATTATGGGTCCTAGTGGAAACACATCATATGATTTAGTGGGAttgtgaaatttattttttaacttactattaataattgaattacatattatttcattaataataaatataaaatacagtAATTACATAGAAATAAGAGACAAACGTGCGTCAAGCTACACCGTTAACCtacttttaaaattgtaagaaaGAACTTCACACCAAATATGATCCTACTCAATTCGAATATTAATTTTTACGATAACGCGTAATATTATCAagtacaacaaaaattatactACAGTACTAATGAGACTAATAGTATATTTATACAGTACTAATGTGGAGagaattaataataaaaatagtactAATTAATAATGTAGTATTGACAACAACCATCTTGTGTTGCTGTTGGTTGGCAGTGATTTAGACTTGAAAGCTCCCATCTTTTCATGTCTATTGATATTGATAGTTGATAGATAGTATACAATACATACATCACTTCTCTTCTCTTCCCTTCTTCTTTTGACTCTCTCTTCTCCCTCCTTATTATTTCATCATTTCATTGTTGTCAAGCACTTTCTTCAACTTATAttcaactctctctctctctctctctctctcaccacagcagagaaaaaaaatatcaataatattatatatggaGTCTCTTCTTTCTGAAAAAACTCCTAAGAACAAAGCAATGTGGTTCTATCCTAAGGTCTTAGGTTTCAATCCTTCTCAAAGATGGGGTCACTCTGCTTGCTTCTCTGGAAGGCTTATGTATGTTTTTGGGGTATGAATcaatattatttattcaaaaatatactatagttttttatttatttatttatttaattattattatttttcaaaagtttttttttcttctttggacTGTTTGGAGTACTGTCCTTCTCATAATTTTCATTCTTGTTATATGTTTTTGGGgtatgaatattatttattcaaaaatatactatagttattttatttattatttatttaattattattatttttcaaaagtttttttttaaaaaaattctttggaGTACTGTCCTTCTCATAATTTTCATTCTTGTTATATGAttaataattagttttttatttttatttttatttttaacttctcTGCTTTCTTTCTAGCTATCTTTAGTTAATAACCAAAACACTTTCTTCTctgaattttagttttttcctAATTTCTCTCAGCACACATATTTATCCTAGACAAATCAACtcaattcatttttctttctctaattAGTGCgacaatatgtttttttatttccaaTTTCCAATCACATTTTTTTGCTTtcttaataaagaaaaaaatactcaCATTTTCATTCCTCtcccatttaatttaatttaatttttatgacCGAGTAACAAAATGTTACATGTGTTTCTCttgtgtaaccaaaaaaaaatgtaacatttgtactaatttaatttttttaatttgatttaattttaggGGTGTTGTGGAGGATTGCATTTTAGTGATGTACTATGTTTGGACCTTGACAAAATGGAATGGAACAAAGTTACTACAACAGGTGAAAAACCAGGTCCTAGAGATAGCCATAGTGCTGTTCTTGTAGGACAAAAAATGATAGTTTTTGGTGGAACAAATGGTTTCAAGAAAGTAAATGAAACTCATATACTTGATCTTTACACTAAAGAATGGATTAAGCCTAAATGTGAAGGGACACCTCCTTCACCAAGGGAAAGTCACACTGCTACACTTGTTGGTAATGAAAGATTAGTGATTTTTGGTGGTAGTGGAGAAGGTGATGCAAATTATTTAAATGATTTGCATATTTTAGATCTTAGAAGTATGAGATGGAGTTCTATTGAAGTTAATGGTGATTTACCTGTTCCTAGAGATAGTCATTGTAGTCTTGCTATTGGGAATAAGGTTATTGTTTATGGTGGTGATAGTGGTGATCAATATCATGGTGATGTTAGTTTGCTTGATATGGAAACAATGACATGGACTagggtatttttttttcttctcttaatctcataatttactttttttggtgttaaccctctggttcctaggggaaggaGGCCATGATAATCTGGAGTTCGGCCGTGAAGTCTGGCTAGGAAATTGTTCTATCTAGGAATCAAACTCTTTGTTCTTATGGAAATGGATCCTAGTGacaaaaaatcatcatttttaatttaataatgactttgtttgattcttttttttatgacaGTTGAAAAATCAAGGTTCTTCACCAGGAGTCAGGGCTGGTCATGCAGCAGTTAATATTGGAACTAAGGCAAGTTTCCCTAAATTAatagtataattttatttttcaacttttcttttattcttaCAATTTATAGAACAAGTTCCCATATGAAGGGTACTTTTGATTAGAATGCAAATATTTTTTACATGAAGAttgattataaatattttaataagtGTCGGATTAattacttttgcttataattgagACCAGAAAGAGTATACAACACTAGCTAACTGACGATGTGCCAATGAAAATGTAAATCATGTATATGTTGTCCTTGTCCGTCCATCAAAGAGTCTTTTGTTGGACTAATCTACTCGCTGCTCTCAGATTTGAGCGATTGGATTAGTCCAAGTGTCCAACTACTATAACCTCTGGTTGGACGGACTACAAAAGAGGATGAAAATCTTTATTAGATCGCAATTGGTCaataattactttttaaatCTTACCGATAATTAATGAGTAGATGTTGTGATGATTTATTTCAGGTATACATCATTGGAGGGGTCGGAGATAAACGTTATTCCAACGACATATGGGTGTTTGACATACACTCTTGTTTATGGACTCAACTTGATATACACGGTCAACATCCACAAGGGAGGTTTTCTCATACCGCTGTTGTTGCAGACACTGATATTGTCATATATGGCGGGTAGGTTTCCGATCAATTTAGCCTTACCTTATTCCTTAACCACCATGGCAAGTTTCGAGAGTTTCGTTCTGATAGCCTGCTTTTGTTTTGTAGCAGGTGTGGTGAAGACGAGCGTCCTTTGAATGAATTGTTAGTGCTGCAGATTGGAGCAAACGACATATCCGGGTGCAAGGTTTTCGGAAGTTATTGGAATCAAGAAAAGAAGACCATCCTTGGAGGTGGAGCAGATGCCAACACggtaaaaaataatactaatgtactAACATTTGTCTATCTGATAGAATACtcggtaaaaaaaatcatgtagcaatttgtttttgaaaaatgatCTAACAATGTGTTTTGAACCAGAAAACTCCGCGCATTGGTAATAATGTCTTAGGAAAATGGGGGTATGCAGTTGCATCAGAAAGAGCGCAACCGTATCAGTTTGATTCAGGTAGGTTAAATATCGTTCATTCACGCGTAAAAGATGACTCGAGGATTCAACTTAAAATTTGCAATGTTATGCAGGAACATCACAGCAGAAGAGGAGGAGAATTGCTGCTACAAAGGTGTGGGATGTTGAATCAGAACAAGAAGAACATTCTCTTTCACTATCCCAACATTCATCTCCGTCTCAATCTGATCATGAACAGACTCCAGGTCAAAAACCAAATGCCTCTTCCGTCATGGATTCTCAGCGTTATCATCGAGTCAAACTCGTTAATAAAACTCCAAGCACTTGTCACCTTGATAATTTCTTAAGTAACAAGAGATTTCTTAAGAAATGCACACCGATGAATCAACAAGATCTTCATGTAATAGATCATCAACCAAAGCAAGAACAATATCTTCATGTTGATGACGATAAAAAAGGAACTCGACACCAAGCTTTAGAACCGAAGCCTGCCAGCCGAGGACACACTCAGCAGCTGGTGAACCCTTtgctttcaaattttaaaatttctactCAAATGAGATTTTCTATGTCTTTTATGGTGTTTAACTCTTGATTTTGAATCCTAGATTGGTGCTGAAGTTCGCGGAAAAGTTGACGGAGCATTTGATTCAGGTTTTCTGATGACTGCAGTTGTGAATGGAAGACTTTTCAGAGGAGTTTTATTTGCACCAGTAAGCTTATGAACTTTGCTTCAATAtaatgtcacatttttttagtatataGTACAAGTTTTGTATTTCGTAACCAATTTATGTAACAAATGAATAATAATCTATCAGGGAGCAGGAGTAGCCGAGCCAAATTGTTCTTTACCGTGTTTATTTCCGTCCACTCAATCTCTCATGAACTCGAATCATGTGGATAATTCAAGGGATTCCGAGAAAGTAACTAATTGTTCGCGTTCGGAGTCTTGCTATGGCTTAAGGCAACCGCTACATGCTCTACCGTCTCCAATCATGAAAGGCGCTGCTATTGTGTCCTTACCGGAAGAACATAAAATCAGGAGTGACCTTCAAGGGTTGGCTTTAACACTAGGAGGGCCTGCAAGTGGAAATCATGTTTGATCCTAAGGTGAAATGTTGTTGAAGAGGTTTATAAGGTTTATGTAATTGCTATGTATTTTAATGGCTATGGTTTTCTAGGATCAATCATAAGCtatgtaattgttttttttttctctctctctctctctctttggGAATAAGTCCTGTCTCCCCACGAAATTGTATCCTCTACTGCCCTTTCTGTTATGTCATCTCTACCGCTCTTCATCCAATGACAAATGGTAAAAGAAACAGTTTTAAAGAGAGGGAAAAAAACACGATTAGACAATTGAGATGATGGCAACACGGGCAACATGAGAGGATGAGCCGGAGAGGATCCATATCCATCTCCCCACACCATACAATGGTAACTTAGATATTTActtatgtatgtatgtatgtatgtacaaTGTATCAACAAGACAATTCCTGCTTATTGGTCAACAGCTTTGgagaattttacaaaatatttcaaattgtGCTTAGGATGGAACATGTGATGTGATTATGATAAATGTGATTGGGAATCTTAATTTTGATGGAAACTATGTTCATagcaaaaataattaatccaaCATTAATATCAATTGGTCAATATCACAATATCAATTGCTTTAGTAAATCCAAACAAAAGTTTAATCAAGCACAAAGGTGACTAGAAGTAGCTGAGAAATGGTTAATTCTTTGGGAATATGATTGTTTCTAACAGAGACAATATAGATTCACAAAAGAAAAAGGTTAATTTGCTACTACATGAATtttgtgtttacaagaataatACATCTTtttctaaagttttttttagttAGTGATCTTTACTAGAGAACTCATAATGTACATACAAAATGAATTCTCTCTTGTCAATCGAATTGTTTTTATACGCAAGAATTACATATACCTGGCTAATAATACATCATCATTGTGTGtacaaaaatttgaaaatatttgagGACCGCGGCCACCCTTGGCCTCTGAAGTGGCTCTACAACTGGTGTCAATGTCGTGTCTGGATTGTAATGTTTCCGTTAGATTATGAATAATCATACCAAGACAATATTGTTAATGTAGTACAACAAGTCTCGTATATCCTAccttaatttgtttgttttggtggTACCCCACAGCAACAACTCAATGTTCCCTAACATCATTACATAATCAATGATTTGCAATTAAAGATTGATTAAGTAACTAAGATTAAGAAACGTGTAAAAGTAATATAATTTGGATACAATGAAT from Trifolium pratense cultivar HEN17-A07 linkage group LG1, ARS_RC_1.1, whole genome shotgun sequence includes these protein-coding regions:
- the LOC123889220 gene encoding acyl-CoA-binding domain-containing protein 5-like isoform X1, producing the protein MESLLSEKTPKNKAMWFYPKVLGFNPSQRWGHSACFSGRLMYVFGGCCGGLHFSDVLCLDLDKMEWNKVTTTGEKPGPRDSHSAVLVGQKMIVFGGTNGFKKVNETHILDLYTKEWIKPKCEGTPPSPRESHTATLVGNERLVIFGGSGEGDANYLNDLHILDLRSMRWSSIEVNGDLPVPRDSHCSLAIGNKVIVYGGDSGDQYHGDVSLLDMETMTWTRLKNQGSSPGVRAGHAAVNIGTKVYIIGGVGDKRYSNDIWVFDIHSCLWTQLDIHGQHPQGRFSHTAVVADTDIVIYGGRCGEDERPLNELLVLQIGANDISGCKVFGSYWNQEKKTILGGGADANTVKNNTNKTPRIGNNVLGKWGYAVASERAQPYQFDSGTSQQKRRRIAATKVWDVESEQEEHSLSLSQHSSPSQSDHEQTPGQKPNASSVMDSQRYHRVKLVNKTPSTCHLDNFLSNKRFLKKCTPMNQQDLHVIDHQPKQEQYLHVDDDKKGTRHQALEPKPASRGHTQQLIGAEVRGKVDGAFDSGFLMTAVVNGRLFRGVLFAPGAGVAEPNCSLPCLFPSTQSLMNSNHVDNSRDSEKVTNCSRSESCYGLRQPLHALPSPIMKGAAIVSLPEEHKIRSDLQGLALTLGGPASGNHV
- the LOC123889220 gene encoding acyl-CoA-binding domain-containing protein 5-like isoform X2, which gives rise to MESLLSEKTPKNKAMWFYPKVLGFNPSQRWGHSACFSGRLMYVFGGCCGGLHFSDVLCLDLDKMEWNKVTTTGEKPGPRDSHSAVLVGQKMIVFGGTNGFKKVNETHILDLYTKEWIKPKCEGTPPSPRESHTATLVGNERLVIFGGSGEGDANYLNDLHILDLRSMRWSSIEVNGDLPVPRDSHCSLAIGNKVIVYGGDSGDQYHGDVSLLDMETMTWTRLKNQGSSPGVRAGHAAVNIGTKVYIIGGVGDKRYSNDIWVFDIHSCLWTQLDIHGQHPQGRFSHTAVVADTDIVIYGGCGEDERPLNELLVLQIGANDISGCKVFGSYWNQEKKTILGGGADANTVKNNTNKTPRIGNNVLGKWGYAVASERAQPYQFDSGTSQQKRRRIAATKVWDVESEQEEHSLSLSQHSSPSQSDHEQTPGQKPNASSVMDSQRYHRVKLVNKTPSTCHLDNFLSNKRFLKKCTPMNQQDLHVIDHQPKQEQYLHVDDDKKGTRHQALEPKPASRGHTQQLIGAEVRGKVDGAFDSGFLMTAVVNGRLFRGVLFAPGAGVAEPNCSLPCLFPSTQSLMNSNHVDNSRDSEKVTNCSRSESCYGLRQPLHALPSPIMKGAAIVSLPEEHKIRSDLQGLALTLGGPASGNHV
- the LOC123889220 gene encoding uncharacterized protein LOC123889220 isoform X4, translated to MESLLSEKTPKNKAMWFYPKVLGFNPSQRWGHSACFSGRLMYVFGGCCGGLHFSDVLCLDLDKMEWNKVTTTGEKPGPRDSHSAVLVGQKMIVFGGTNGFKKVNETHILDLYTKEWIKPKCEGTPPSPRESHTATLVGNERLVIFGGSGEGDANYLNDLHILDLRSMRWSSIEVNGDLPVPRDSHCSLAIGNKVIVYGGDSGDQYHGDVSLLDMETMTWTRLKNQGSSPGVRAGHAAVNIGTKVYIIGGVGDKRYSNDIWVFDIHSCLWTQLDIHGQHPQGRFSHTAVVADTDIVIYGGCGEDERPLNELLVLQIGANDISGCKVFGSYWNQEKKTILGGGADANTKTPRIGNNVLGKWGYAVASERAQPYQFDSGTSQQKRRRIAATKVWDVESEQEEHSLSLSQHSSPSQSDHEQTPGQKPNASSVMDSQRYHRVKLVNKTPSTCHLDNFLSNKRFLKKCTPMNQQDLHVIDHQPKQEQYLHVDDDKKGTRHQALEPKPASRGHTQQLIGAEVRGKVDGAFDSGFLMTAVVNGRLFRGVLFAPGAGVAEPNCSLPCLFPSTQSLMNSNHVDNSRDSEKVTNCSRSESCYGLRQPLHALPSPIMKGAAIVSLPEEHKIRSDLQGLALTLGGPASGNHV